One Candidatus Deferrimicrobium sp. genomic window carries:
- a CDS encoding ATP-dependent 6-phosphofructokinase, producing the protein MRIGVLTGGGDCPGLNAVIRAVVRKSDTLSSRVVGLRNGWKGLLDPSTMDLDVKMVSGIIHIGGTIIGTSRTNPFKDPGGTERALKNIRILGLDALIAVGGEDTLGVAAKLYEMGLPVVGVPKTIDNDLSGTDFTFGFDTAVATATDAIDRIHTTAESHNRVMVIEVMGRHAGWIATYSGIAGGADVILVPEIPIDLDEVCDLILRRHSRGKSFSIVVVAEGAHFVEKPGAGGELVLQEAQKDEFGHVRLGGISQALAKAIEKRTTFETRYVVLGHIQRGGSPTAHDRVLATRFGIFATEMVHHGEFGKMAALQGNRIVAVPLAEATSTLKTVDMGIYGIAKEFFG; encoded by the coding sequence ATGAGGATCGGTGTCTTGACCGGCGGTGGCGATTGTCCGGGACTGAACGCGGTGATCCGGGCGGTGGTCCGGAAATCCGACACCCTCAGTTCCCGTGTGGTCGGGCTGCGCAACGGGTGGAAAGGGCTTCTCGATCCCTCGACGATGGACCTGGACGTGAAGATGGTCTCCGGAATCATCCATATCGGCGGGACGATCATCGGGACCTCCCGCACCAACCCGTTCAAGGACCCGGGGGGGACGGAGAGGGCGCTGAAGAATATCCGGATTCTCGGACTGGACGCCCTGATCGCCGTCGGCGGCGAGGACACCCTCGGTGTGGCGGCGAAGCTGTACGAAATGGGACTGCCAGTGGTCGGCGTCCCCAAGACGATCGACAACGACCTGTCCGGGACCGATTTCACCTTCGGCTTCGATACGGCGGTCGCCACGGCCACCGACGCGATCGACCGGATCCACACGACGGCGGAGTCGCACAACCGCGTCATGGTGATCGAGGTGATGGGGCGGCACGCCGGATGGATCGCGACGTACTCGGGGATCGCCGGCGGCGCCGACGTGATCCTCGTCCCCGAGATCCCGATCGACCTCGACGAGGTGTGCGACCTGATCCTGCGCCGGCACAGCCGGGGGAAGTCGTTCTCCATCGTCGTGGTCGCGGAAGGGGCGCACTTCGTGGAGAAGCCGGGCGCCGGCGGGGAGCTCGTCCTCCAGGAGGCGCAGAAGGACGAGTTCGGCCACGTGCGGCTCGGCGGAATTTCACAGGCCCTCGCGAAGGCGATCGAGAAGCGGACGACGTTCGAAACGCGCTATGTGGTGCTCGGCCACATCCAGCGGGGCGGCTCTCCGACCGCGCACGATCGCGTGCTCGCCACCCGCTTCGGCATCTTTGCCACCGAGATGGTCCACCACGGCGAGTTCGGGAAGATGGCGGCGCTGCAGGGGAACCGGATCGTTGCCGTCCCCCTCGCGGAGGCGACCTCGACACTCAAGACCGTCGACATGGGCATCTACGGCATCGCGAAGGAGTTCTTCGGCTAG
- a CDS encoding YraN family protein — protein MIPPPEARRAQGDAAEERACRHLEGSGMTIVERNFRTPGGEIDIVARKGDVLVFVEVRSREAPDFGTPEESVTPAKRHRVVGAARHYLSKVPPSSWREARFDVIAIEGNGDAAILRHYPAAFDAKGKIL, from the coding sequence TTGATCCCTCCGCCCGAGGCGCGCCGTGCGCAGGGGGACGCAGCCGAGGAGCGGGCGTGCCGCCACCTCGAAGGGTCGGGGATGACGATCGTGGAGAGGAACTTCCGGACGCCCGGCGGGGAGATCGACATCGTCGCGCGCAAGGGGGACGTGCTCGTCTTCGTGGAGGTCCGCTCGCGCGAGGCCCCCGACTTCGGGACGCCGGAGGAATCGGTCACCCCGGCCAAGCGGCACCGGGTCGTCGGCGCGGCGCGGCACTACCTCTCGAAGGTGCCGCCCTCCTCATGGCGAGAGGCGCGGTTCGACGTGATCGCGATCGAAGGGAACGGCGACGCCGCGATACTCCGGCATTATCCCGCGGCGTTCGACGCGAAGGGGAAGATTCTCTGA
- a CDS encoding ribonuclease HII, protein MPRKRRPPPRRRPRSSAVPFEGFEAKARGRGYSAPAGVDEAGRGPLAGPVVAAAVIFPPGYAHPGIRDSKKLSPRQRERIYPVITADAVAFGVALATPEEIDEMNILRASLLAMRRAVEALLLPADFLFIDGNQRVACDVPQETLVGGDDRCVSIAAASILAKVSRDRMMMEYDLLYPGYGLSGHKGYPTRVHLEAIRRLGPTPIHRRTFRGVVV, encoded by the coding sequence ATTCCGCGGAAGCGTCGCCCGCCCCCGCGGAGACGACCAAGGAGTAGCGCCGTACCGTTCGAAGGCTTCGAAGCGAAGGCGCGCGGCCGGGGGTATTCGGCCCCGGCGGGCGTCGACGAGGCCGGGAGGGGCCCCCTTGCCGGACCGGTGGTCGCCGCCGCCGTCATTTTCCCCCCGGGGTATGCTCACCCCGGGATCCGCGACTCCAAGAAGCTTTCTCCCCGCCAGCGCGAACGCATCTACCCGGTGATCACGGCAGACGCCGTGGCGTTCGGGGTCGCCCTCGCCACTCCAGAAGAGATCGACGAGATGAACATCCTTCGTGCCTCGCTGCTCGCCATGCGGAGAGCGGTGGAAGCGCTTCTCCTCCCCGCCGACTTCCTCTTCATCGACGGGAACCAGCGGGTCGCTTGCGACGTTCCACAGGAAACGCTCGTCGGCGGCGACGACCGGTGCGTCTCCATCGCCGCTGCGTCGATTCTCGCGAAGGTGTCGCGGGACCGGATGATGATGGAATACGACCTGCTTTACCCGGGGTACGGCCTCTCCGGGCACAAGGGGTATCCGACACGGGTGCACCTGGAGGCGATCCGCCGTCTTGGACCGACACCCATCCACCGCAGGACATTCCGCGGAGTCGTCGTTTGA
- the trmD gene encoding tRNA (guanosine(37)-N1)-methyltransferase TrmD yields MRIDVLTLFPGMFPGPLSHSILGRAEEAGHLAVFVHDLRFYAEGKHRVTDEPPFGGGGGMVMKPEPIFAGVEALRAAHGPGRVILLSPAGSLLTPETAARLAKEDHLILLCGRYEGVDQRVADHLADEELSIGDYVLSGGELPALVLIDAVARFLPGVLGDPGAPHNDSFSQGILEAPHYTRPRDFRGWTVPEVLLSGDHGAVAAWRKAEGERRTARNRPDLLKKKLTDP; encoded by the coding sequence ATGCGGATCGACGTCCTGACGCTTTTCCCCGGGATGTTTCCCGGACCCCTATCCCACAGCATCCTTGGCCGCGCGGAAGAAGCGGGGCACCTCGCCGTCTTCGTGCACGACCTGCGCTTCTACGCGGAGGGGAAGCACCGGGTGACCGACGAGCCTCCCTTCGGCGGCGGCGGCGGGATGGTGATGAAGCCCGAGCCGATCTTCGCCGGGGTCGAGGCGCTGCGGGCGGCCCACGGACCGGGGAGGGTCATCCTCCTTTCCCCCGCGGGCTCCCTCCTGACGCCGGAGACCGCCGCGCGGCTGGCGAAGGAGGATCATCTGATCCTTCTCTGCGGCCGGTACGAAGGGGTGGACCAGCGGGTGGCGGACCACCTGGCCGACGAAGAGCTCTCCATCGGGGATTACGTCCTCTCCGGCGGGGAACTGCCGGCGCTGGTGCTGATCGACGCGGTGGCCCGGTTCCTGCCGGGGGTGCTGGGGGACCCGGGGGCGCCGCACAACGACTCTTTTTCGCAGGGAATCCTGGAGGCGCCCCACTACACCCGGCCGCGCGACTTCCGGGGCTGGACCGTCCCGGAGGTTCTCCTGTCGGGAGACCATGGTGCGGTCGCGGCGTGGCGCAAGGCGGAAGGGGAGCGCCGGACGGCGCGGAACCGCCCGGACCTGCTGAAGAAAAAGTTGACAGACCCTTAG
- the rimM gene encoding ribosome maturation factor RimM (Essential for efficient processing of 16S rRNA), translating to MKFLDVGRVTGLHGVRGKIKVAAFSGDPSGVLAAKTLRLSGGRWMTPAAAGNYEVVTAQRTGGCAVFSLKGIDSAEAAETLVKAVVSVRREELPTPPEGEFYWIDAVGCLVVDETGAPLGEVVAVEPGSAYDFLVVRRPGGEDGYLPVVEAFLRKVDTAARRVVASPPEGW from the coding sequence TTGAAGTTCCTCGACGTCGGCCGGGTAACGGGCCTCCACGGCGTACGCGGCAAAATCAAGGTGGCGGCGTTTTCCGGGGATCCTTCCGGGGTCCTGGCCGCGAAAACGCTGCGGCTCTCCGGGGGCCGCTGGATGACGCCCGCGGCGGCCGGGAACTACGAGGTGGTGACGGCGCAGCGCACGGGCGGCTGCGCCGTTTTCTCGTTGAAGGGGATCGACTCCGCCGAGGCGGCGGAAACGTTGGTGAAGGCGGTCGTCTCCGTTCGGCGGGAAGAGCTACCCACCCCTCCCGAAGGCGAGTTCTACTGGATCGACGCGGTCGGCTGCCTCGTGGTCGACGAGACGGGCGCTCCTCTGGGCGAGGTGGTGGCGGTGGAGCCGGGGTCGGCCTACGACTTTCTGGTCGTACGGCGGCCCGGGGGGGAGGACGGGTATCTCCCCGTGGTGGAAGCCTTCCTCCGCAAGGTCGATACGGCGGCGCGACGGGTGGTTGCCTCTCCGCCCGAGGGGTGGTGA
- the rpsP gene encoding 30S ribosomal protein S16 yields the protein MAVKIRLARTGRKKMAYYRVVVADSQMPRDGRCIAYVGTYAPRENPAKIVIDEAVTLKWLSKGALPTETVKSLLKKSGAWKKFLETKAGKPATV from the coding sequence ATGGCGGTGAAGATTCGTTTGGCGCGGACGGGCCGGAAAAAGATGGCCTACTACCGCGTGGTGGTGGCGGACTCGCAGATGCCCCGCGACGGGCGCTGCATCGCGTACGTCGGGACGTACGCTCCCCGGGAGAACCCGGCGAAGATCGTGATCGACGAGGCGGTGACCCTCAAGTGGCTCTCGAAGGGCGCGCTGCCGACCGAAACGGTCAAGAGCCTTCTGAAAAAATCCGGCGCCTGGAAAAAGTTCCTCGAGACCAAGGCGGGCAAACCCGCCACGGTTTGA
- the ffh gene encoding signal recognition particle protein, with protein sequence MFENLSEKFQGVLKKMRGHGRISEGNVEGALNEVRLALLEADVNYKVVKDFVAAVKEKALGAEVLASLSPDQHFIKIVHEEMTRMMGTQAQELNLARKPPVPVMLVGLQGSGKTTTCGKLALYLQKKKRTPFLVPADVYRPAAIEQLKVLGRQLEIPVFDSRPDADPVEICREALKYAELNGYDTVLLDTAGRLHIDAPLMEELSRIKATVDPGDILLVADAMTGQDAVNVAKAFHEKLALTGVVLTKADGDARGGAALSIRAVTGAPVKFVGTGEKLDALEPFHPERMASRILGMGDLLTFVEKAQDQVDEKQAKELERKLRKNEFTLEDFRDQLLRLKKMGSMEEILGMIPGLGAKAKELKGRTPDETELKRVVAIIDSMTAQERRNARILNGSRRKRIAAGSGTTVQDVNRLMKNFQQAEAMIQRMTKGGMRGMGRNLPFFR encoded by the coding sequence ATGTTCGAGAACCTGTCGGAAAAGTTCCAGGGCGTCCTCAAGAAGATGCGCGGACACGGGCGCATCTCCGAGGGGAACGTCGAGGGGGCGCTGAACGAGGTCCGCCTCGCACTGCTGGAAGCGGACGTCAACTACAAGGTCGTCAAGGATTTCGTCGCGGCAGTGAAGGAGAAGGCGCTGGGGGCCGAGGTGCTCGCCTCCCTTTCGCCCGACCAGCACTTCATCAAGATCGTCCACGAAGAGATGACCCGGATGATGGGTACGCAGGCGCAGGAGCTGAACCTCGCCCGCAAGCCGCCCGTCCCCGTGATGCTCGTGGGGCTGCAGGGGTCGGGGAAGACGACCACCTGCGGCAAGCTCGCCCTGTATCTGCAGAAGAAAAAGCGGACCCCGTTCCTGGTCCCCGCCGACGTCTACCGTCCGGCGGCGATCGAGCAGCTGAAGGTCCTCGGCCGGCAGCTGGAGATCCCGGTGTTCGACTCCCGCCCCGACGCCGATCCGGTGGAGATCTGCCGTGAGGCGTTGAAATACGCCGAGCTCAACGGCTACGACACGGTCCTCCTCGACACGGCGGGACGCCTTCACATCGACGCGCCGCTGATGGAGGAGCTCTCCCGGATCAAGGCGACGGTCGACCCGGGGGACATCCTCCTGGTGGCCGACGCGATGACAGGGCAGGACGCCGTGAACGTGGCGAAGGCGTTCCACGAGAAGCTCGCCCTCACCGGCGTGGTGCTGACGAAGGCGGACGGCGACGCCCGCGGCGGGGCGGCCCTCTCGATCCGCGCGGTGACCGGGGCCCCGGTGAAGTTCGTCGGGACGGGGGAGAAGCTGGACGCGCTCGAGCCGTTCCACCCAGAGCGGATGGCCTCCCGCATCCTCGGGATGGGCGACCTCCTCACGTTCGTCGAGAAGGCGCAGGACCAGGTCGACGAGAAGCAGGCGAAGGAGCTCGAACGGAAGCTCCGGAAGAACGAGTTCACGCTCGAGGATTTCCGCGACCAACTCCTGCGGCTCAAGAAGATGGGGTCGATGGAAGAGATCCTCGGGATGATCCCCGGTCTTGGCGCGAAAGCGAAGGAGCTGAAGGGGAGGACGCCCGACGAGACGGAGTTGAAGCGGGTCGTCGCCATCATCGACTCGATGACGGCGCAGGAGCGGCGAAACGCGCGGATCCTCAACGGCAGCCGCCGGAAGAGGATCGCCGCGGGGAGCGGAACGACCGTGCAGGACGTGAACCGCCTGATGAAGAATTTCCAGCAGGCGGAGGCGATGATCCAGCGGATGACGAAGGGCGGCATGCGCGGCATGGGGAGGAACCTCCCCTTTTTCCGGTAG